A region of Streptomyces sp. TG1A-60 DNA encodes the following proteins:
- a CDS encoding ParA family protein, which translates to MGGSVHCEPEVEESESLRSDANIAGPMTDPVPGPRTESMGEDVSRETPPPMDDTPIGRAAQLAVEALGRAGEGLPRPEQTRVMVVANQKGGVGKTTTTVNLAASLALHGARVLVVDLDPQGNASTALGIDHHAEVPSIYDVLIESKPLAEVVQPVPDVEGLFCAPATIDLAGAEIELVSLVARESRLQRAIQAYEQPLDYILIDCPPSLGLLTVNALVAGQEVLIPIQCEYYALEGLGQLLRNVDLVRGHLNPVLHVSTILLTMYDGRTRLASQVADEVRTHFGGEVLRTSIPRSVRISEAPSYGQTVLTYDPGSSGALSYLEAAREIALKGVGVGYDPTHAHIGTQNNPSVAEGIQ; encoded by the coding sequence ATGGGAGGCTCTGTTCATTGCGAGCCTGAAGTCGAGGAGAGTGAATCCTTGCGGTCCGACGCCAACATCGCGGGACCGATGACCGATCCGGTCCCCGGTCCCCGTACCGAATCGATGGGGGAGGATGTTTCACGTGAAACACCGCCCCCGATGGACGACACTCCCATCGGTCGTGCTGCCCAACTGGCGGTAGAGGCTCTGGGCCGCGCTGGCGAGGGCTTGCCCCGGCCCGAGCAGACCAGAGTCATGGTCGTCGCCAACCAGAAGGGCGGCGTCGGCAAGACCACGACAACGGTCAACCTTGCCGCTTCGCTGGCTCTGCACGGCGCCCGTGTCCTCGTGGTCGACCTCGACCCTCAGGGCAACGCGTCCACCGCGCTGGGTATCGATCACCACGCCGAGGTGCCCTCCATCTACGACGTGCTGATCGAGAGCAAGCCCCTGGCGGAAGTCGTCCAGCCCGTTCCTGATGTCGAGGGGCTCTTCTGTGCCCCCGCCACGATCGATCTCGCCGGTGCGGAGATCGAGCTGGTATCCCTGGTGGCACGAGAGAGCCGGCTGCAGCGAGCGATTCAGGCGTACGAGCAGCCTTTGGACTACATCCTCATCGATTGCCCGCCCTCGCTCGGCTTGCTGACGGTCAACGCGCTGGTCGCCGGCCAGGAAGTCCTCATCCCGATCCAGTGTGAGTACTACGCGTTGGAGGGCCTCGGACAGCTGCTTCGCAATGTCGACCTGGTACGAGGGCACCTCAACCCCGTCCTGCATGTGTCGACCATCCTGCTCACCATGTACGACGGCCGGACGCGCCTGGCGTCCCAGGTTGCAGACGAGGTGCGCACCCACTTCGGTGGCGAGGTGCTGCGGACGAGCATTCCCCGCTCGGTCCGTATCTCCGAGGCGCCGAGCTATGGGCAGACGGTGCTGACCTACGATCCTGGATCGAGTGGTGCCCTCTCCTACCTTGAGGCGGCACGAGAAATCGCGCTGAAGGGCGTGGGCGTGGGGTACGACCCGACGCACGCCCATATCGGTACTCAGAATAATCCGAGCGTGGCGGAGGGGATCCAGTGA
- a CDS encoding R3H domain-containing nucleic acid-binding protein, with translation MTEGTTPASSSEGGDTLTRLEQEGEIAADYLEGLLDIADLDGDIDMDVEADRAAVSIISDSGSRDLSKLVGREGEVLEALQELTRLAVHRETGDRSRLMLDIAGYRAKKRAELSELGAKAAAEAKSTGEPVKLKPMTPFERKVVHDAVKTAGLRSESEGEEPQRFVVVLPA, from the coding sequence GTGACGGAAGGCACCACCCCCGCCTCCTCCTCCGAGGGTGGCGACACCCTCACCCGCCTGGAGCAGGAGGGTGAGATCGCGGCGGACTACCTGGAAGGTCTGCTGGACATCGCCGATCTCGACGGCGACATCGACATGGACGTCGAGGCCGACCGTGCCGCTGTCTCGATCATCAGCGATTCCGGCAGCCGCGACCTGAGCAAGCTCGTGGGCCGGGAGGGCGAGGTGCTTGAAGCGCTCCAGGAGCTCACGCGCCTGGCCGTGCACCGCGAGACCGGCGACCGCAGCCGTCTGATGCTGGACATCGCGGGCTACCGTGCCAAGAAGCGCGCCGAGCTCTCGGAGCTCGGCGCCAAGGCCGCGGCCGAGGCCAAGAGCACCGGCGAGCCCGTGAAACTGAAGCCGATGACGCCCTTCGAGCGCAAGGTCGTGCACGACGCGGTCAAGACCGCGGGCCTGCGCAGTGAGTCCGAGGGCGAGGAACCGCAGCGCTTCGTCGTCGTGCTTCCCGCCTGA
- the recF gene encoding DNA replication/repair protein RecF, giving the protein MHVTHLSLADFRSYAQVEVPLDPGVTAFVGPNGQGKTNLVEAVGYLATLGSHRVSSDAPLVRMGADRAVIRAQVRRGERQQLVELELNPGKANRARINRSPQVRPRDVLGIVRTVLFAPEDLALVKGDPGERRRFLDELITARAPRMAGVRSDYERVLKQRNTLLKTAALARRHGGRSMDLSTLDVWDQHLARVGAELLSQRLDLVAAVQPLADKAYEQLAPGGGPVSLEYKPSSPGIVGHAREELYEQLTTALTETRKQEIERGVTLVGPHRDDLVLKLGQLPAKGYASHGECWSYALALRLASYDLLRAEGNEPVLILDDVFAELDARRRERLAELVAPGEQVLVTAAVDDDVPDVLAGARYAVSGGTVERV; this is encoded by the coding sequence ATGCACGTCACGCACCTGTCGCTGGCCGACTTCCGCTCGTACGCCCAGGTCGAGGTCCCGCTCGACCCGGGTGTCACCGCGTTCGTGGGCCCCAACGGACAGGGCAAGACGAATCTGGTCGAGGCGGTCGGCTATCTCGCCACCCTCGGCAGCCATCGGGTGTCCTCGGACGCGCCCCTGGTCCGCATGGGCGCCGACCGCGCGGTGATCCGGGCACAGGTGCGCCGGGGCGAGCGGCAGCAGCTCGTCGAGCTGGAGCTGAACCCCGGCAAGGCCAACCGCGCCCGGATCAACAGGTCGCCGCAGGTCAGGCCGCGTGACGTGCTCGGCATCGTGCGGACGGTGCTGTTCGCGCCGGAGGACCTGGCCCTGGTCAAGGGCGACCCCGGGGAGCGGCGGCGCTTCCTCGACGAGCTGATCACCGCGCGGGCCCCGCGCATGGCGGGCGTGCGCTCGGACTACGAGCGGGTCCTCAAGCAGCGCAACACGCTCCTCAAGACGGCCGCGCTGGCCCGCCGGCACGGCGGTCGCAGCATGGACCTGTCCACGCTCGACGTGTGGGACCAGCACCTCGCGCGCGTGGGCGCCGAACTGCTGTCCCAGCGCCTGGACCTGGTCGCCGCGGTCCAGCCGCTGGCCGACAAGGCGTACGAGCAGCTGGCGCCCGGCGGCGGCCCTGTCAGTCTGGAGTACAAACCATCTTCGCCCGGCATCGTCGGCCACGCGCGCGAGGAGTTGTACGAGCAGTTGACGACCGCTCTCACCGAGACCCGCAAGCAGGAGATCGAGCGAGGGGTCACCCTCGTAGGCCCTCATCGAGATGATTTGGTTCTCAAACTCGGTCAGCTGCCCGCCAAGGGGTACGCCTCCCACGGCGAGTGCTGGTCGTACGCCCTGGCGCTGCGGCTCGCCTCCTACGACCTGCTGCGGGCCGAGGGCAACGAACCGGTGCTGATCCTCGACGACGTCTTCGCCGAGTTGGACGCCCGCCGGAGGGAACGCCTGGCCGAGCTGGTCGCGCCCGGCGAGCAGGTCCTGGTGACCGCCGCGGTCGACGACGACGTACCGGACGTACTGGCGGGGGCTCGGTACGCCGTGTCCGGCGGGACGGTGGAGCGCGTATGA
- the rpmH gene encoding 50S ribosomal protein L34, translated as MSKRTFQPNNRRRAKTHGFRLRMRTRAGRAILANRRTKGRASLSA; from the coding sequence GTGAGCAAGCGCACCTTCCAGCCGAACAACCGTCGCCGCGCGAAGACCCACGGCTTCCGCCTGCGGATGCGCACCCGTGCCGGCCGCGCGATTCTCGCGAACCGCCGCACCAAGGGTCGCGCCAGCCTGTCCGCCTGA
- the gnd gene encoding phosphogluconate dehydrogenase (NAD(+)-dependent, decarboxylating): MELGLVGLGKMGGNMRERIRRAGHTVFGYDRNPDRADVHSLEELVGRLKGPRVVWVMVPAGAATQSTVDELAELLQPGDVVVDGGNSRWTDDEKHAEELAAKGIGFVDCGVSGGVWGLENGYALMYGGDAENVAKVQPVFDALKPEGNLGAVHAGKVGAGHFAKMVHNGIEYAMMQAYAEGWELLEKVDSVTDVREVFRSWQEGTVIRSWLLDLAVNALDEDEHLDRLKGFAQDSGEGRWTVEAAIDHAVPLPAITASLFARFASRQEDSPQMKMVAALRNQFGGHAVEKK; this comes from the coding sequence ATGGAGCTCGGTCTCGTCGGCCTCGGCAAGATGGGCGGCAACATGCGCGAGCGGATACGCCGCGCGGGCCACACCGTCTTCGGATACGACCGGAACCCTGATCGCGCGGATGTCCACAGCCTCGAAGAGCTTGTGGGCAGGCTCAAGGGCCCGCGGGTCGTGTGGGTGATGGTGCCGGCCGGCGCCGCCACCCAGTCGACCGTCGACGAGTTGGCCGAGCTGCTCCAGCCTGGTGACGTTGTCGTGGACGGCGGTAACTCCCGCTGGACGGACGACGAGAAGCACGCCGAGGAGCTGGCCGCCAAGGGCATCGGCTTCGTCGACTGCGGTGTCTCCGGCGGCGTCTGGGGCCTGGAGAACGGCTACGCGCTGATGTACGGCGGTGACGCGGAGAACGTTGCCAAGGTGCAGCCGGTCTTCGACGCGCTCAAGCCCGAGGGCAACCTCGGCGCGGTGCATGCTGGGAAGGTCGGCGCAGGGCACTTCGCGAAGATGGTCCACAACGGCATCGAGTACGCGATGATGCAGGCCTACGCCGAGGGCTGGGAGCTCCTGGAGAAGGTCGACTCGGTGACGGATGTCCGTGAGGTCTTCCGCTCCTGGCAGGAGGGCACGGTCATCCGCTCCTGGCTGCTCGACCTCGCCGTGAACGCCCTTGACGAGGACGAGCATCTCGACCGCCTCAAGGGGTTCGCACAGGACTCCGGCGAGGGCCGGTGGACGGTGGAGGCCGCCATCGACCACGCCGTGCCGCTGCCCGCGATCACGGCCTCCCTCTTCGCGCGGTTCGCGTCGCGCCAGGAGGACTCTCCGCAGATGAAGATGGTCGCGGCGCTGCGGAACCAGTTCGGCGGCCACGCGGTGGAGAAGAAGTAG
- the dnaA gene encoding chromosomal replication initiator protein DnaA: protein MADVPADLAAVWPRVLEKLLGEGRGQGVEVKDERWIKRCQPLALVADTALLAVPNEFAKGVLEGRLAPIVSETLSRECGRPIRIAITVDRSVGESPPVQPRFEEPELPTVPRQNHDAYDRDAYDGQGRDARGAYDNQNAYESQNPYDGQDRASYDGYGRHRADDRGPGRGEQLTGGAGDQLPHPRTDPAPTGRADQLPTGRPAYPSDYQRPGPGAWPRSSQDDYGWQQQRLGFPERDPYASPSQDYRPQSMERPPYEQQRAEYDSGRADYDQPRGDYDRPGTDSDYARADRRRELPDPPPGSGHVHRGGPASSAPGPLAAQPAPAPGPGEPTARLNPKYLFDTFVIGASNRFAHAAAVAVAEAPAKAYNPLFIYGESGLGKTHLLHAIGHYARSLYPGTRVRYVSSEEFTNEFINSIRDGKGDSFRKRYREMDILLVDDIQFLADKESTQEEFFHTFNTLHNANKQIVLSSDRPPKQLVTLEDRLRNRFEWGLITDVQPPELETRIAILRKKAVQEQLNAPPEVLEFIASRISRNIRELEGALIRVTAFASLNRQPVDLGLTEIVLKDLIPGGENASPEITATAIMAATADYFGLTVEDLCGTSRGRALVTARQIAMYLCRELTDLSLPKIGAQFGNRDHTTVMHADRKIRALMAERRSIYNQVTELTNRIKNG, encoded by the coding sequence GTGGCTGACGTACCTGCCGATCTTGCCGCAGTGTGGCCACGAGTACTGGAAAAGCTCCTCGGTGAGGGCCGCGGGCAGGGCGTCGAGGTGAAGGACGAGCGCTGGATCAAGCGCTGCCAGCCGCTCGCGCTGGTCGCGGACACCGCCCTTCTCGCGGTCCCGAACGAGTTCGCCAAGGGCGTACTCGAAGGGCGGCTCGCACCGATCGTCAGCGAGACCCTGAGCCGGGAGTGCGGTCGGCCGATCCGTATCGCCATCACCGTCGACAGGTCGGTGGGCGAGTCCCCGCCGGTCCAGCCCCGCTTCGAAGAGCCCGAGCTCCCCACCGTCCCGAGACAGAACCACGATGCCTACGACAGGGACGCGTACGACGGCCAGGGACGTGACGCGCGTGGTGCCTACGACAACCAGAACGCGTACGAGAGTCAGAACCCGTACGACGGCCAGGACCGCGCCTCCTATGACGGGTACGGCCGCCACCGGGCCGACGACCGAGGACCCGGGCGCGGCGAGCAACTGACCGGCGGGGCCGGCGACCAGCTGCCGCATCCGCGCACGGACCCGGCGCCCACCGGCCGTGCCGACCAGTTGCCGACAGGGCGCCCCGCGTATCCGTCCGACTACCAGCGGCCCGGACCGGGCGCCTGGCCGCGGTCGTCGCAGGACGACTACGGCTGGCAGCAGCAGCGACTCGGCTTCCCCGAGCGCGATCCGTACGCCTCGCCGTCGCAGGACTACCGTCCGCAGTCGATGGAGCGCCCGCCGTACGAGCAGCAGCGCGCCGAGTACGACTCCGGGCGGGCCGACTACGACCAGCCCCGCGGCGACTACGACCGGCCGGGTACCGATTCCGACTACGCGCGGGCCGACCGCCGACGCGAGCTCCCCGACCCGCCGCCGGGTTCCGGGCATGTGCACCGGGGCGGCCCGGCGAGCAGCGCGCCAGGCCCGCTGGCGGCGCAGCCCGCGCCGGCGCCCGGCCCGGGTGAACCGACGGCCCGCCTGAACCCGAAGTACCTTTTCGACACCTTCGTCATCGGCGCCTCGAACCGCTTCGCACACGCGGCCGCGGTGGCCGTCGCCGAGGCACCGGCGAAGGCGTACAACCCCCTCTTCATCTATGGGGAGTCGGGGCTCGGCAAGACGCACCTGCTGCACGCGATCGGGCACTACGCGCGGAGCCTCTACCCGGGCACGCGGGTGCGGTACGTGAGCTCGGAGGAGTTCACCAACGAGTTCATCAACTCCATCCGCGACGGCAAGGGGGACAGCTTCCGCAAGCGGTACCGGGAGATGGACATCCTGCTCGTCGACGACATCCAGTTCCTGGCGGACAAGGAGTCGACGCAGGAGGAGTTCTTCCACACCTTCAACACGCTCCACAACGCGAACAAGCAGATCGTGCTCTCCAGCGACCGGCCGCCGAAACAGCTGGTGACCTTGGAGGACCGGCTGCGGAACCGTTTCGAGTGGGGTCTGATCACCGACGTCCAGCCGCCCGAGCTGGAGACGCGTATCGCCATCCTCCGCAAGAAGGCGGTGCAGGAACAGCTCAACGCTCCGCCGGAGGTGCTGGAGTTCATCGCGTCCCGGATCTCGCGCAACATCCGCGAGCTGGAGGGTGCGCTGATCCGCGTGACGGCGTTCGCATCGCTCAACAGGCAGCCGGTGGACCTGGGGCTCACCGAGATCGTCCTGAAGGACCTGATCCCGGGCGGCGAGAACGCGTCCCCCGAGATCACCGCGACCGCGATCATGGCCGCCACGGCGGACTACTTCGGGCTCACGGTCGAGGATCTGTGCGGCACGTCTCGGGGCCGTGCCCTGGTGACCGCCCGCCAGATCGCCATGTATCTCTGCCGTGAGCTGACCGACCTGTCGCTGCCCAAGATCGGCGCGCAGTTCGGCAACCGCGACCACACCACCGTCATGCACGCCGACCGCAAGATCCGTGCGCTGATGGCCGAGCGGCGCTCCATCTACAACCAGGTGACGGAGCTGACGAACCGCATCAAGAACGGCTGA
- the rnpA gene encoding ribonuclease P protein component, with protein MLPSEHRLRRREDFATAVRRGRRAARPLLVVHLRSGAMDPHAPGESAPSTRAGFVVSKAVGGAVVRNKVKRRLRHLMRDRVALVPPGSLVVVRALPGAGDADHVQLAQDLDAALGRLLGGGAR; from the coding sequence GTGCTGCCTTCCGAGCATCGGCTGAGGCGGCGCGAGGACTTCGCGACCGCGGTACGACGAGGACGCCGGGCCGCCCGCCCGCTCCTTGTCGTTCACCTACGTAGCGGTGCCATGGACCCGCACGCGCCTGGGGAGAGCGCTCCCTCGACGCGTGCGGGTTTCGTCGTGAGCAAGGCCGTCGGTGGCGCGGTCGTACGCAACAAGGTGAAGCGCAGGCTTCGCCATCTGATGCGCGATCGAGTCGCCCTGGTGCCCCCCGGTAGCCTGGTAGTCGTACGAGCGCTGCCCGGAGCGGGTGACGCCGACCACGTACAACTGGCCCAAGACCTGGATGCCGCCCTGGGGCGGCTGCTGGGAGGGGGCGCACGATGA
- the yidD gene encoding membrane protein insertion efficiency factor YidD produces the protein MKYPLLALIKLYQWTISPLLGPVCKYYPSCSHYGYTAIDRHGAIKGTALTAWRILRCNPWSLGGVDHVPPRKRPRWHEMLRGAWRVRKGGTSAAEPATEGHVSSSPAAETQSHAQGA, from the coding sequence ATGAAGTATCCGCTGCTGGCGCTGATCAAGCTGTACCAGTGGACGATCAGTCCGCTGCTCGGGCCGGTGTGCAAGTACTACCCGTCGTGCTCCCACTACGGATACACGGCCATCGACCGGCACGGTGCGATCAAAGGAACGGCACTCACCGCCTGGCGCATCCTGCGATGCAATCCGTGGTCGCTCGGTGGTGTGGACCACGTCCCGCCGCGCAAGCGGCCACGGTGGCACGAGATGTTGCGTGGCGCCTGGCGTGTACGCAAGGGCGGGACCTCCGCCGCCGAACCGGCCACCGAGGGGCATGTTTCCTCCAGCCCGGCCGCTGAGACCCAGTCCCATGCCCAAGGAGCATGA
- the rsmG gene encoding 16S rRNA (guanine(527)-N(7))-methyltransferase RsmG has product MQRGLIGPREVPRLWERHLLNCAVLSEVVPEGVTVCDVGSGAGLPGIPLALVRDDLKITLLEPLLRRTNFLTEVVELLGLDHVTVVRGRAEEVLGTLQPVHVVTARAVAPLDRLATWGIPLLRPYGEMLALKGDTAEEELKSAAAALSKLGAVETSIHHVGEGVVDPLSTVVRVEVGESPGGVRFAAKRAKAARTGRARRRR; this is encoded by the coding sequence GTGCAGCGAGGGCTCATCGGCCCGCGGGAGGTACCTCGCCTGTGGGAGAGGCACCTGCTGAACTGTGCGGTGCTCTCCGAGGTCGTGCCCGAGGGGGTGACGGTGTGCGATGTCGGTTCCGGTGCCGGACTGCCCGGCATTCCACTGGCCCTTGTCCGGGACGACCTGAAGATCACGCTGCTGGAGCCACTGCTGCGGCGTACGAACTTCCTCACCGAGGTCGTCGAACTCCTGGGCCTCGACCATGTGACCGTCGTCCGTGGCCGAGCCGAAGAGGTCCTCGGGACGCTGCAACCGGTCCATGTGGTGACGGCCCGGGCCGTGGCTCCGCTGGACCGACTGGCCACCTGGGGCATTCCGCTGCTGAGGCCGTACGGAGAGATGCTGGCTCTCAAGGGCGACACCGCCGAGGAGGAGTTGAAGAGTGCCGCAGCGGCCCTGAGTAAGCTCGGTGCGGTGGAGACCTCCATCCACCATGTCGGCGAGGGTGTGGTCGACCCTCTGTCCACGGTCGTGCGGGTGGAGGTCGGGGAGAGCCCGGGTGGCGTGCGCTTCGCGGCAAAGCGGGCGAAGGCGGCCCGGACCGGCCGAGCACGTCGGCGTCGTTGA
- the yidC gene encoding membrane protein insertase YidC has product MDTIASLFSFITTPVSWVIVQFHKVYGALFGDDTGWAWGLSIVSLVILIRICLIPLFVKQIKATRAMQTLQPEMKKIQERYKNDKQRQSEEMMKLYKETGTNPLSSCLPILAQSPFFFALYHVLNSIANNDTVGVINESLLQSAQKAHIFGAPLAAKFTDSSGDVAALDASLTTVRVVTAVMIILMSASQFYTQRQLMTKNVDTTVKTPFMQQQKMLMYIFPIMFAVFGINFPVGVLVYWLTTNVWTMGQQMYVIHNNPTPGSKAQAAYLDRLFKHVTRHGKTRNRRERAIVKAIVVKGRDRNEYERKFITGLNKEGLAAQTDGTVVQSEASAIATAEDGTPTTVAPKRQQPKRQTKAQRQSGGAKTADEAEPNTEPTSLSKTDEPEDAKPAAAAEKAGPKSGAGGRSKAQSGQRKGQQRPKSPSKK; this is encoded by the coding sequence GTGGACACGATTGCCAGCCTCTTCAGCTTCATCACGACACCTGTCTCCTGGGTCATCGTCCAGTTCCACAAGGTGTACGGCGCCCTCTTCGGCGATGACACCGGGTGGGCCTGGGGCCTGTCCATCGTGTCCTTGGTGATCCTGATCCGTATCTGCCTGATCCCGCTCTTCGTGAAGCAGATCAAGGCGACCCGGGCCATGCAGACGCTGCAGCCCGAGATGAAGAAGATCCAGGAGCGCTACAAGAACGACAAGCAGCGTCAGTCCGAAGAGATGATGAAGCTGTACAAGGAGACGGGTACCAACCCGCTCTCCTCGTGCCTTCCCATCCTGGCGCAGTCGCCGTTCTTCTTCGCCCTGTACCACGTGCTCAACAGCATCGCGAACAACGACACCGTCGGCGTCATCAACGAGAGCCTGCTGCAGAGCGCGCAGAAGGCGCACATCTTCGGTGCTCCGCTGGCCGCGAAGTTCACCGACAGCTCTGGGGACGTCGCGGCGCTCGATGCCTCGCTGACCACGGTCCGCGTCGTCACCGCGGTCATGATCATCCTGATGTCCGCGTCGCAGTTCTACACGCAGCGTCAGCTGATGACGAAGAACGTCGACACCACGGTGAAGACGCCGTTCATGCAGCAGCAGAAGATGCTGATGTACATCTTCCCGATCATGTTCGCCGTCTTCGGCATCAACTTCCCGGTCGGTGTCCTCGTCTACTGGCTGACCACCAACGTGTGGACCATGGGCCAGCAGATGTACGTCATCCACAACAACCCGACCCCGGGTTCCAAGGCCCAGGCCGCTTACCTGGACCGCCTCTTCAAGCACGTGACGCGGCACGGCAAGACCCGCAACCGTCGTGAGCGCGCCATCGTCAAGGCGATCGTCGTGAAGGGCCGGGACCGCAACGAGTACGAGCGGAAGTTCATCACCGGCCTGAACAAGGAGGGCCTCGCGGCCCAGACCGACGGCACCGTGGTCCAGAGCGAGGCCTCGGCCATCGCCACAGCCGAGGACGGTACGCCGACGACCGTTGCTCCCAAGCGCCAGCAGCCCAAGCGCCAGACCAAGGCCCAGCGGCAGTCCGGCGGCGCGAAGACCGCCGACGAAGCCGAGCCGAACACTGAGCCCACCTCGCTGAGTAAGACCGACGAGCCGGAGGACGCCAAGCCGGCGGCCGCCGCAGAGAAAGCCGGGCCCAAGTCCGGCGCCGGCGGTCGCAGCAAGGCCCAGTCCGGTCAGCGCAAGGGCCAGCAGCGCCCCAAGTCCCCGTCCAAGAAGTAA
- the dnaN gene encoding DNA polymerase III subunit beta, whose translation MKIRVERDVLAEAVAWAARSLPARPPAPVLAGLLLKAEEGQLSLSSFDYEVSARVSLEAEVDEEGTVLVSGRLLADICRALPNRPVEISTDGVRATVVCGSSRFTLHTLPVEEYPSLPQMPNATGTVPGEVFASAAAQVAIAAGRDDTLPVLTGVRIEIEGDTVTLASTDRYRFAVREFLWKPENPEASAVALVPAKTLLDTAKALTSGDSVILALSGSGSGEGLIGFEGAGRRTTTRLLEGDLPKYRTLFPTEFNSVAVIETAPFVEAVKRVALVAERNTPVRLSFEQGVLILEAGSSDDAQAVERVDAQLEGDDISIAFNPTFLLDGLSAIDSPVAQLSFTTSTKPALLSGKPAVDAEADEAYKYLIMPVRLSG comes from the coding sequence GTGAAGATCCGGGTGGAACGCGACGTACTCGCGGAGGCAGTGGCCTGGGCGGCGCGCAGCCTCCCGGCCCGTCCGCCGGCGCCTGTCCTCGCCGGCCTCCTTCTGAAGGCCGAGGAAGGCCAGCTGAGCCTGTCCAGCTTCGACTACGAGGTCTCGGCGCGGGTCTCCCTGGAGGCGGAGGTCGACGAGGAGGGCACAGTGCTCGTCTCCGGCCGGCTCCTCGCGGACATCTGCCGCGCCCTCCCCAACCGCCCGGTGGAGATTTCCACAGACGGTGTACGGGCGACCGTGGTCTGCGGCTCCTCCCGGTTCACCCTCCACACGCTGCCGGTGGAGGAGTACCCGTCCCTGCCGCAGATGCCTAATGCCACGGGCACCGTCCCCGGTGAGGTCTTCGCCTCCGCCGCCGCCCAGGTGGCCATCGCCGCCGGGCGCGACGACACGCTGCCCGTCCTCACCGGTGTGCGCATCGAGATCGAGGGCGACACGGTCACCCTGGCCTCCACCGACCGCTACCGCTTCGCGGTCCGGGAGTTCCTGTGGAAGCCGGAGAACCCCGAGGCGTCCGCCGTCGCCCTGGTGCCAGCCAAGACGCTCCTGGACACCGCCAAGGCCCTCACGAGCGGCGACAGCGTCATCCTGGCGCTCTCCGGCTCGGGCTCCGGCGAAGGGCTGATCGGTTTCGAGGGCGCGGGCCGTCGTACGACCACCCGGCTACTGGAGGGTGACCTCCCGAAGTACCGCACGCTGTTTCCGACGGAGTTCAACAGCGTGGCCGTCATCGAGACCGCGCCCTTCGTCGAGGCCGTCAAGCGCGTGGCCCTGGTCGCCGAGCGGAACACCCCGGTGCGGCTGAGCTTCGAGCAGGGCGTACTGATCCTGGAGGCCGGCTCCAGCGACGACGCACAGGCTGTGGAAAGGGTCGACGCCCAGCTGGAGGGCGACGACATCTCGATCGCCTTCAACCCGACGTTCCTGCTGGACGGCCTGAGTGCCATCGACTCCCCGGTCGCCCAGCTGTCGTTCACGACGTCCACGAAGCCCGCGCTGCTCAGTGGCAAGCCCGCTGTGGACGCCGAGGCGGACGAGGCCTACAAATACCTGATCATGCCGGTGCGGCTCAGCGGCTGA